A region of the Pelecanus crispus isolate bPelCri1 chromosome 1, bPelCri1.pri, whole genome shotgun sequence genome:
TTGTATTAAAAACTGCAAccatcagctttaaaaaatgaaagcagagacaAATCTAAGAAATAGATTGAAGTATTCCACTGCTGTGGAGTCAGTCCTCACCTTTTCATAACTATTAGAAATGTATACAAATACATGATTTCTCTTGGGTAGacaagagaaaagaaggggaagTCTAACAACTCTTATTTAAACCCTCACCCTTGTACCTgaattatttaaacatttgGCATAAATGCCTTTTAAAGTACTGATGATACACAGTATTACTGCCCCAGTGTACTGGTCAATCAAGGTAAATTGGCACAACAGACACTGAAAATTCTTCAGCCATGCCCTGCTTTTTCTGAGGGGTGTATGAGAGGGAGATGAACGGTTCCTGCTGTATGTGAAGGCTGGGGGGAGCAAGAAGAGTTTGTGGAACTGCAGCAACCACCTTTCACCAAAGCAGCCGTAACAGTGCAGTGGAGTAGGCAGGTTAAGTACACACCGGCTATGCTGCAAGAGGCAGCAGGTACTGAGGTGCTTTCATCTATGCCTAaagctttttcctgtttctgggGTCTGAAATGGAAGCTGTAACACAGAACTAAGCTGTTCCACCTGTGACTGTTGTCAGTTACTCACAAGTTGCAGTTGCTGTGACAAGTTGCTAATTGCTATGCAGCTCTGATGAGCCTGGTGTGCAAAAGAGCTCCGCTAACCCCAGAGGGCAGCTGGGTGGGTTGTCACTTACAGCATACGGGCAACATCCCTCTGTACAACTCCAGCCCTCAGTCATGAATTGTGTTGCTCTGAGACCTGCTTTGCCTTCTCCCAGGAGAGGCAGTAGCTGCTTCTTGCAAGGCAGAGCATGCTTGTATAACGAGCATCCTATTTCAAGAATAAAAGTGGCATCTAGAAATAGTTGTTACTGCATCATTTTTGGATAACACTAATACTGCATGTTTAATCAAGTAACATGACCAAGCAGGCATGCCCTCCAGGCCTGAAAGTGATATGAGCTATCCAGCCATGTGAGCTTTTTCCACTCAGCTGAAGAGACACACGGAGCAAGTGGCAGGACTCCAGCCTAAGTATGTGTGTGCTACACCACAGAGACTATGGTGTCAGTCATCTTTAAGAACTCAGTTCTggctttctgttcctcttcagCTTCCTGCCCTTCAAGCATATGGACTCATTCATGTCAAGGTGACCCAAACCGGAGCCTGCACAAAGTTACAATTCTGTGCTCTGAACCAGCAGCTATTTCCAGTGGTCTCCCTTATGTTAAGTGTTTAATTCAGTGGTGCTTAGTATATACTCCAGCACTTCTTGGAAggatttagaaaataataaaatgctgcCACCCACTTGTTACAAATGCTGCATGGTGTCCTTAAACCCAGTGACTGTATGTTTTTACCTCAGCTCTAAGTCATACAAGGTAGGGAGCAAACAATTCCTACTTTTATAAGCCCACTCACTGGGACAGAGTACGCAAGTCAGACAGCACTTGCCATGACCTTGGAAAGCCATGGAGCAGAAGGGAGCTGGAGAAGGACAGGGGCCTAGCTGAGGGATACGTCTCAGTCAGTCAGTCATACTCAGCACGTTTAGACAGGACTGGTTATTTTGAGTTAGATGCTTGCCAGCAACAACTGGGAAAGTTCACCACCACagcacagattttaaaacagtgCTTTGCCTTAAATCACAGCCTACTGCTGTATGTTACATTAAATCCAACAGGTCAACATAACTCTTCTTAGCACCATTACAGGTCAGGAAGATACATTTATGACATGCAATGCACCTAATGCAGAATCTGCAAGATGGAGACAGTTCTGCTGGTCCAATTCAAGCAGCATGTACGCATCTCTATAAAATcacctgaatttaaaaaaattacaactcCAGCTTAAGATTTGAGTTCCTAAAATTAGGTCACTGATTTGGCCCTGCTCAAACCATGATGTGATCTACAGGTTTTTGATCCTTTATTTAAATGATCCTTAAACAACCTTTTGTTCTCCAGCTGTTAGAAGGCATCAGTAAGAATCTATTTGTTTCATCATAAGTTTCCGGCTGTACTCATAGGCAAGGAACAGTGCCCCATTGGCCAAGAATGCTCGGATCATAGTTGGCTTTAGTCCAGAATACAAGGCAAGTACACCTGGAAATGAAATCAGAACCAGttagcattttattaaaatgcctATCTGCATCAGCCACTGTGCTTTTACCTTTGGAGGATACTGAAGTAATGCTTCGGCTTAGaggggcacacacacacagagctgaacTCACTGGTGTAGCAGCTAACCACAGTGTTACTGGATATTGATACAGACTGAGTATCTCGAGCTGTAACACGAGTGTTGCCATTTAAGCGCTTATCTCAGGTATGACATGAGTCTTCAGAAGGCTACCTTGGTCACCTGAGGACACAGTTCACAGCAGCTGTACCACAGCTAGCaaggagacagaaagaacaGCAGGACTATGTTGGAGCTCTGCCCTGAGACAGACTCCTGCTCTGATGAGTATCTTCCCTAGTAAGAGGGCCAGGATTCATATCTGCTGCCATGTACATTCTTCCACCATCTTCTGAAGTGCCTGGTGCAGGCCTTTTCCAGAGGTGAGACAGTGAGGTAGATGCCCCAAGCTGCCAGGCTAGATAGGACTGATTTATCAAACAGCCCTCAGCCAGCCATATATTAATTTCTAGAGGTGAAGAAAAACTCTGTACTGAACTTAACCAGTTCCTTCAATTTTCATGTATAGGTTTGGTCATGGATGATAGAGCTCATTCCTTTATCCGCTTTTAATGCATACTGAGCTTTTGTTAGCTTTAAGTGAATTGCCTCCTGAACCAAGAGGCATGGCAGATACAGCAGGTCTCAGTTTCTAGATTCCAAGCTTTCCAGACCACATGAAGCAACACGATTTCTGTTTGTTAGAAACAGTTATGGTCTGTCTCTAACACGTTATCAGTGGACTGGATTTCTTAAGCAATTTTTGGTATTGGAGGGTATAGATTTCAGTCTGCAGCCCTACAGGTTCAGGTGATATGCTACATACTCACCTTCAGTTCTCACAACAGTTACAAATGTTCCCATAAAGCCTGCCTGTTTTCCAGCCATTGAAAGAACCTGAATTCTAGATTTGACACAGTCCACAGGATACACAGCAATCCACAGACAGCTGCCTCCAAAACCTCCGCTTAGTAGCAAAGGAACAGGACCTAAAGTTAAGAAATAAGCTTTTATACACACCGCAAAATATTCACCAACAGAAATATCATATTATTTCATCTACAGAAGTCAAAGAGAACACAAAGGAACCTGCTTATGACAAAAGAGCAGTTTCTGCTCCCCCCAAAACCTTTAAGTTAATTTTAAGCCACTGGTAAGTTGCAAGTCTAACCAGAAGCTCAAAGGTTATGAGGAGTGCCTCTTAGATTATTGGCCATGCTAAAAAAACATAACTCGGAGTTCTGTTTTGACTGTATTAACTAAATGAACTCCACTCCTTTCACACTTGTAATCACTTTCCAATGCTAATTGTGAAATGTTTTAGAGTAACATCACATAGTGTCACTAATCACCTATAGAGATTCAGTTCAGTGAAGTTACTTTGTGAtcagtcatttttcattttgtgtttcagaTCACATGTTTATAAACATTTTGCAACAACAAAGACCAGAATGCATGCAGCTGAAATCCTAACTCCCAGCAAGACAAAGTATGATTGTGCAGTCTTTCAACAGGAGACAAGCAATCTTTATTCTGGCATCTCCTCATCTTTTTCATGTCTAATTTTCAATCTCAGTGTTCTCTTACTATCACTGTAATAACAACTAATGGTCAGCATACTTTTCAGCATACACTTGAACATACAGTTCAAGAGAATACAGCTAAAGCCATCAAAATCACTCTAAACAGCCGCTGAAATGAAATAGTTCAGAGTTGTGTTACACTAAAATCAGacatttaagtagttttgtaatATTACTGTTAGCCCACTGTATTTATTCTCCATCTACGATGCATCCTGCTCCATTGGAAAGTGGTCACTTCAATATTTCATTACCATATATACAGAATATGGAGGTCTGCATTTTGTGTATGTCCAGTTTCCTTCATTTTACATGTATTTCACAACTGCTGTTGTGAAATATCTCCCTCCCTTACGTCCCCCACGACAGCATGCTAGAATCCTCCTGCAAAAAGGGGCACTGTACCTAATTCATCTTTTGATCTCCCAGAGGCAAAGAACGTCCGGCTCAGTTCATATCCtccaaagaagaagaaatagcCTGGGACTTCCCGCAGCAAAGTGCTTGACAGGCCACGGTAAAATCCAAGGGGACCATCCTTTTGAATAACACCCTTCACTACTGACCAAACTGTACTGATAGAGAGGTTGATCCAGTTAGCGACGCTTAATAGCCAGATAATAAGAAGGTTACAGAACAATAAGCAACTGCAGCTACAATGAAGGGTTAGATCCATTGTGTAGACAACAGGTCTCAAGTAAGACTTAGAACAAgatcctgccaggagccctTCACTGGCACCCAGCTTTACTAGTGCCTGAAAGATCTCCAGGCTGCGACCCTCCCAGCTACAACTTGTCTCTGGTTAACAGCGCACTACAAATGTGATGCTGAGCTgatgcagaattaaaaataataaatgcacaTAAAAGGGTTTCAGAGATACTGGGCAGGGTGTATACTTACTTGTGTCCCTGGATTATCTTCCCTGACAACTGCATTTCATGCATGGCCTGCAGCCGGCACTTCACCAGCTCTGTTGGGCAGAGGACAAGGGTGGCAAAGGCAGAGGCGAAGGAGCCTGCAGCAGCGTTCTGCAGATCACTGCAAGAGAGAAACTGCAGAAGGTATTTGGGCACTGACCTTCGGTGCAGTGGAGCCGCTGCACCAGCTATCAGCTTCCTGAACCTGTACTCTAAATATCATCACGAAAAACTGACTGACAGTCTTGGGGGAAAGAGTCTCAAAGGAAAAGGGCAGTTACTTGAACTAGGGAAATGAAAACCTAGCTCATCCCATCTTCATATACAACTCAAATACATCCTTTTGACACCTGAGAAGATATATTGCAACATTTACCCTTCCTGCTATACTTTAATGGTTGCAGCAGAATAGACTATTAATAGAGGTTTTCAGTGGAAGATGCTAAAAATCTGAAACCAAGGCACAATGGACCACTATGATCTTTCTGTGGATGTGCTGCCATGAATGCAACCATGTGAATCTGACATAGCGCAGACAAACATAAACCACACCACTGAACAGGACAGCACCGTAATCTGCATTGACTCACAATATTCTGAAACTGGGACTTACTTTGCAGTGGTATTACACATATCGCAAAGTCTGGGCTGCTAAACTGCCAGGGCTCAAAAGTCCTGGTACTCCAGGATGGTACTGCTTTATGATACAGTTTAAACAGGTTCCTACAGACATTGGTGTGTTGGACAGGAGCCGCACAATAACACAGACAAGTGGaacttctctcttccttcagaGCCTGGGGAGTCAGCACAGCAGAGACTGACCTCACTGCTGCACAGAAATTCTTTCCATACAAGGGAGATGTTTGCCCTGTGCCCAGCAGTTTTATAACCTAGAGTATCAGAGATTAAAGCTACAACTTTTCACCTTGCAGAAGCATCACGGAACTAAAGTTGTGACATAAAGCAAAGCTTGTGACATTCAGATACGGCAGTAACAAGAACTGTCAAAATGGAAGAAATCAGTAACCGGCCACAGAGCAGCAACTGAATAATATGCAGTAAATAAACGACAACATTAATTGCACAACCCTCTTGCAGCACACAAAGCTTGGCTTAACAGGGATCTGCGATGCAACCCAATAAAGCTCAAGACAGAGCAAGGCagagttaaaaatacagtatgtgGCTGAGCCCTGCGGTCATTAAGCTATAAGCTAGAGCAAGGCAATAAGGTTACACAGTAGGATAAGAAAATATGGAAGAAGTGCCTTAAAACTATGCACTGAAGGATGCACAGGATCTCCTTCATATCTCCTTcaggtgagaaagaaaacagatgctaTCAGACTTGAGAAGAATTCGGACACAGGTACATAAAGACCTCGATTTAGCCATAATTCAGATCTTTTCTACTTTTGCCTGTTGACATTTAATTCTACATACAAAAATTCAGCTACACCCACTGTTTAAGCTTTGGTCTTTAATACAATGAACCTCATTGCAGAAGTGATAAGCCTTGAATCCTGTTCAAGTTCCCTCTCAACTCAAAATGcctaattcagtattttttctggGTGGGAGAGTTTTGATCACAGAGCACAGCAAGAATCCTCTACTCTTACACTGCTGCTTCTTCTATAAAAGgcatttatcttttcttccccccacccccccaagaaAATAACCTGCTGAAGATGACTAGTCACGTACAGAGAAAGTCAAACTGAGGTGAACAAGGATAATGGTTGTCCCAGTTTAGACTTTAGCACGGAATGAAATCAGTTTGGTTGGACTAAATGGATGTTAAAAGATAAATGGAATTTAGcatttctctctgcatttgttttctttttgactcATGCATCAGTGGCATGTATTCCTTTAACTAGAAAAAGTGTTGTTTTGTAACTGTCCTTGTAACTGTTTTGCAAGGCACTCACCAGGGTATCCCTAAACACAGGCAGGCTAGGCAAGTTTATTTCCTAGCCATTTAAAGGTATTACTGAAAAGGCAACTTAAAGCAAAGACAAAGTATTATAGCTGGTTTTGAGAAACCTCAAACactataaaaataatgagaaactGACAAGCAATTGCTTAGATATGGGTAAGAAAAATAGTCAGGTTCACCTCAGTTTGCGACttcacacattttcttcttcaggccAAGACAGTATGACAGTTTCTAAACAGCAGAGGCAATGAAGGTAATTTAGTTCTTTACGTGTTATGTCTGGAGGATAGCTACCTCATCAGGGTTTCTTCCCTCCCCTACAGCACACTACAAAGGCTTCTCGACTCTTCCACAATGAGAATGGGTGGAGACATCCTGGACAGACCACATGTACTCAGGGCACCACTGCAGACTATGTCAATACAGTTCTCTCATACGTGCACCTCGTTAAGATGCTCCCACAATGATCCAGATGAAGAGACCAAAGGAGCAGCACCAAGGTAGAAATCTTTCAAGTAAACTTAAATCCTTTTGTGTTATGTTCTAGTGCAGTCATGCAGTCACACTATTTGCTCTTCAATCAACAATGAATTAAAGAGCCATACTAGATCTGAAAAGTACCAGTACCTGGCCAAGGGAAGATGGGTAAGATGTCAGAGGCACTTGCTATTGCTACATATTAAAATTACATTCCCATTCTGTAGCCTACTCCAAAGATGTGGAGTAGTACACCTATGTATACTGTTTGAAAGTTTCCTGCGCTACCTCCACTATATACACCCTAAACATGATGTCTCAGTCACTTGAAGAGATGATCTTAGGACCCCTGCAAGTCTGTGGTCTACCCCCCCAGGAGGATCACAAAAGATGGTTAAGAAGTGAAGTATGCTGTTGGTAGGCATATCTCCTACATTTTAGTGGGTAGAAAAAGATGAGGGGTCTGTAAGCTGAGCAAGCAGAAAATCCCTGACCTAAGAAAGCAgtaaaaaggtggaaaaaattCTGTCTCAGATGAGAGGTCTCAACTGTCAGAAAATAGTGAAAGAGAATTGAAGTAGAGCACCATTAGTATGTTTCTTCATCGCTTCATATTCCCTCATAGCAGGCCTCAGTCTTAAGATACAGCACATCTTAACACACGACAGGAGAACACCTCACATAATGCCACTTTTAGATACTTGTCTTGCACTTCGGTAGCTACCCATGTCATGTCAGAGATCTCAAATGCAGAATCATGGCATC
Encoded here:
- the SLC25A15 gene encoding mitochondrial ornithine transporter 1, with the protein product MRINSAIQAAIDLTAGAAGGTACVVTGQPFDTAKVKMQTFPNMYRGIVDCFVKTYKQVGFRGFYKGTTPALVANIAENSVLFMCYGFCQQIVRRIVGVDRKTKLSDLQNAAAGSFASAFATLVLCPTELVKCRLQAMHEMQLSGKIIQGHNTVWSVVKGVIQKDGPLGFYRGLSSTLLREVPGYFFFFGGYELSRTFFASGRSKDELGPVPLLLSGGFGGSCLWIAVYPVDCVKSRIQVLSMAGKQAGFMGTFVTVVRTEGVLALYSGLKPTMIRAFLANGALFLAYEYSRKLMMKQIDSY